One window of Pelmatolapia mariae isolate MD_Pm_ZW linkage group LG18, Pm_UMD_F_2, whole genome shotgun sequence genomic DNA carries:
- the tbl1xr1b gene encoding F-box-like/WD repeat-containing protein TBL1XR1b translates to MSISSDEVNFLVYRYLQESGFSHSAFTFGIESHISQSNINGALVPPAALISIIQKGLQYVEAEVSINEDGTLFDGRPIESLSLIDAVMPDVVQTRQQAYRDKLAQQQVAAGSGSSTGPQGSTKNGEGAANGEENGSHALANHHSEMMEVDRDVEIPQSKAMVLRGHESEVFICAWNPVNDLLASGSGDSTARIWNLSENSTGGSTQLVLRHCIREGGQDVPSNKDVTSLDWNSEGTLLATGSYDGFARIWTKDGNLASTLGQHKGPIFALKWNKKGNFILSAGVDKTTIIWDAHTGEAKQQFPFHSAPALDVDWQSNNTFASCSTDMCIHVCKLGQDRPVKTFQGHTNEVNAIKWDPTGSLLASCSDDMTLKIWSMKQDSCVHDLQAHSKEIYTIKWSPTGPGTNNPNASLMLASASFDSTVRLWDVERGVCIHTLTRHQEPVYSVAFSPDGRHLASGSFDKCVHIWNTQTGALVHSYRGTGGIFEVCWNATGDKVGASASDGSVCVLDLRK, encoded by the exons ATGAGCATAAGCAGTGATGAGGTTAATTTCCTGGTTTACAGATATCTGCAGGAGTCTG GCTTCTCTCACTCTGCATTCACCTTTGGCATAGAGAGCCACATCAGTCAGTCCAACATCAATGGAGCCTTGGTGCCCCCTGCTGCCCTCATTTCCATCATTCAGAAAGGCTTGCAGTATGTGGAGGCTGAAGTCAGCATCAATGAG GACGGCACCTTATTTGACGGGCGGCCAATCGAGTCCTTGTCTTTGATTGATGCCGTAATGCCAGATGTGGTCCAGACCAGGCAGCAGGCCTACAGAGACAAGCTGGCCCAGCAGCAGGTGGCAGCGGGTAGTGGCAGCAGCACGGGGCCACAGGGAAGCACCAAGAACGGAGAGGGCGCTGCCAACGGGGAGGAAAATGGATCCCACGCCTTAGCCA ATCACCACTCGGAGATGATGGAGGTAGACAGGGATGTGGAGATCCCCCAGAGTAAAGCCATGGTCTTGAGGGGCCACGAATCGGAGGTTTTTATCTGTGCCTGGAACCCAGTGAACGACCTCCTCGCCTCTGG GTCCGGGGACTCGACAGCACGGATCTGGAACCTGAGCGAGAACAGCACAGGCGGATCCACCCAACTGGTTCTGAGGCACTGCATTCGGGAAGGGGGCCAGGACGTACCCAGCAACAAAGACGTCACCTCACTAGACTGGAAT AGCGAGGGGACATTACTAGCAACCGGCTCATATGATGGCTTTGCTAGGATATGGACAAAAGACG GTAACTTGGCCAGTACTTTGGGTCAGCATAAAGGCCCTATATTTGCACTCAAGTGGAATAAGAAAGGAAACTTCATCCTTAGCGCTGGTGTGGATAAG ACAACAATTATTTGGGATGCACACACGGGGGAGGCGAAGCAACAGTTTCCTTTCCACTCAG CGCCCGCTCTGGATGTCGACTGGCAAAGCAATAACACGTTTGCCTCGTGTAGCACAGACATGTGCATCCATGTGTGTAAGCTGGGCCAGGACAGACCTGTGAAGACCTTCCAGGGACACACG AATGAAGTGAACGCCATAAAGTGGGATCCTACTGGCAGCTTGCTGGCCTCCTGCTCCGATGACATGACCCTAAAG ATCTGGAGTATGAAGCAGGATTCGTGTGTCCATGACCTCCAGGCCCACAGTAAAGAAATCTACACCATCAAGTGGAGCCCCACAGGCCCTGGGACCAACAATCCCAACGCCAGTCTCATGCTGGCCAG TGCGTCGTTTGACTCAACAGTGCGTCTGTGGGACGTGGAGCGGGGCGTGTGCATCCACACACTGACCCGCCACCAGGAGCCCGTCTACAGCGTGGCCTTCAGCCCAGATGGCAGGCACCTGGCCAGCGGCTCCTTTGACAAGTGTGTCCATATCTGGAACACTCAG ACGGGTGCTTTAGTCCACAGCTACCGAGGGACAGGTGGGATCTTTGAAGTGTGCTGGAACGCCACAGGGGACAAAGTAGGAGCCAGCGCGTCTGATGGATCG